The sequence below is a genomic window from Wyeomyia smithii strain HCP4-BCI-WySm-NY-G18 chromosome 1, ASM2978416v1, whole genome shotgun sequence.
ATCCGATCAGATTTTGCTGCAACTGACTTACGTGGGCATAACGGTCAAGCGTGACTCGTAGTAGAGCGGTCTGTAAAATGAAACCGAGATTTTTCGCATTCTCCGTCCACTCAATACGTTGCCCATCCATAGTAACAAGGAGATTGGTTTGGGCTGTAATGCTTTTTGATTTGTTGAGAAATAACTGATTCCTCTGAGACCATTCCATGATTCTTGCGAGATCTTTATTCATCATCATAATAAGTTCAGGGACCAAGTTGAACGTCATCTGCCTACATTTGCACTGAGCAATACCTGAGGGCGAAAGGCTAATTGTTGACATAACAACAAAAGAGCAATGGTCCAAGCAccgagccttgaggaactccagTGGTTGATTGGCCCACTTCGGATTGCAGAAAACAGTTTGGAATCGTTCCTTCAAATACCACTCGATAAGGTTAACAGCTGAAACGGAAAAGTTAAACTGAGTTTCCAGCTTCGAGCAAAGTCTTCGATGATGGAGGGTGTCGAAGGCTTTAGAAAAGTCCCCTAGCAACAAAATGGCCGTACCTTTTTTGTCAAGTGTATTTGCCTGACCATCATAAACATGAACCGCTGCTGTTTGAATGCTTTGCCCTTTACGAAAACCAGCCTGATAATCTGATAGCAGGTTATTTTCCGTTATGAAGGATGATATCTGTTGCTTCAGCAGTTTCTCAAATGACTTTGGCAGGGCACATAGAATGCTAATTGGCCGTAGTAGCAGTGTGTTAATCGTAGCATGTTTGGAACGGGACACGATAGTAGAGAGTGATtcgttattcgcgttgaaagagattttgaaggcttttCGCATttacgtgaactctcatatgtaattgtcaaaatgtgcgtgatgacaaaagcaaaaatatttccttccttctttttcgcatgcaaaaaccaaacaaatattaacaacaccgtcaacgcgaattatTCATAAAGAAAATTACCAACCCAACAGTTCAATAGGTGAAAACGCTATACCggagacatcggagattgcgAGTTCGAGCTCCGTCTGGATGAGAAGTCATACCTTCTGTtctcgttcatttttcgcatccctGTAAAACTCCACGTAATGCCCACTTtagtaaactgaaaaaaatattaccttCGACTTCTGGGAAACCCATTCAAAAGGCTGTGACAATATCACTACCTCACCTGGGAGCAATGcaaattattatattttgttttattgcaatatttattTACTAAACTAGTGATTTCCCGTGATTCCGCCGCTCGCTTATAAGCGAGCATTAGCTCGGGTTGTGTGACATACAGCAGTATCTCTAAGTGGGGAGGAGGAAATGTAAACTGCGAACCTGTTTTGGAATGCACCCGATGGAGCCTCCCTGGGCACACAGGCGCCGTTTAAAAGTAAACGGTTTAAAGGTAGAATAAATTACTTACGGTGCTAGTACTGATCtctgttttaattatttttttccttttaaaaACTATCTTCTCAACAGTATAAATATGATACATTTTACTCGCACAAATATATAATTGCTTACATATTTTTATCCTTTATTTCTTCGTCTGATTAATGCAATTGAAGTTCACTACATTTAATAGCTCAGAGTATTCGACTAACCTAAAATAAATATCATTAGCAGTAAATATTATTAGTCTAAATAGACccgaatgtttgttttttttttttttttttgacagtaAGGGAAGTAAGTTTTCGGAACAGTAGCCGCCGGAACAGGAACGGGGTTAGCGGGTTAAGGAGAATGATGATTCCCGAGGGGGTCACATTTTTAAAATGTGACCACCGCAGTCCCTCGACTCTTTCGGCCCAGCGAGGAGCGTTAATATGTGTATTTATTAAAAATAGAGAGTTTACCTTTTGTTAGCACTGATTCAATAAGTAATCAAGATTACAGCTCGGAATGGGTTAAATAAATACGGAGGTCTTCACTCCCTGTGCTGTTGGGTTAAGTGAGCATAAATATAGGAGATTAAAGTACGTGCGGCGGCGTGCGCCGCTTTAAGCAAGTAAAGCTGCATTTGCTgcgtttttagttttctctCATTTTCAATGGTTCCACAATGCTGTGGCGAGGGCTGAAGAACCGTCGTCGCATTCCAGGGCATTGTCATGTTTACCGCACCGCGGCGAACGGTGGGGACGTGAGAGTCccgaaaaattaaattattccCTCCTTTCCACCCTTGCTTTGGAACGAATCATGATAGGCCGACCTGAGATGCAGCGACCGTGCACGGTGGAACCATTGGAATTGTCTATAGGCAGTGTTATATTACGTAGATAAAATATCAATTAATGGAACGAAAAAGACAcccttcattaaaaaaaaaaaaaatttaacaacaaAAGACGGGGAAAAAAGCATAAATAAAAACCGAGCGCATGCTGCGCCGTACGCGCGTCCTTTAaaagtaattaaaaataaatatggcGACCCATTGCTAGAGCAGGAATTTTCTTTCTCCGCTCTCCGACCGCGACCACggacgaaaaaaaatttcccgatGCCTGTGCGTGAATTCCGCTGTCAACTTTCGCTTACAACACACGCCTATGTATATAAGTAATTGCCTACAGTTGACCCTTAAAGTGTTTCACGTCTGcttgtttgtttctttttttttctttgcccgAGCTTCTTCGCCTGCTCTGATGAACTTTGTTCTTAATATTGTTTCTCAACATAATGACAacaaaacaataacaacaacgacGGGAATCCAAACAAAAACTTAACAGAACGTCACTTGGCTGCCTTTCGAACGATTGACTAATTGGACTTAAcctacaaaataaataatttagtaaatgtgtttttttctcttGCTTATTGTTTGTTTTCTCTAGCATTCGTATAACGTGTTGGATTGTgtgcttttttttgtttgtttgcacTCTCTCCAAgagtcggttttttttttctccagaaAAACGGATAATGTGCAGGATGAGTGCTTTTTTTCAGCTGTTCGGGAAGTTTGGGTTGTGTTCAACACTGAGAACCTTGTACTTAcagatgtgtgtgtgtgcgtgatGTATTTCTTGTTACCTGGCTATTGTGTGTTCTTTCTTCCTCTTCGTCCTTCGTGCGACGATTACGAGTAGAAATTTCTCGACTTGAGAGATTTGGTGGACTTGAGGGTACCGCTTACCAGTGAACTGGGCCCACTGGAAACGATCGAGGCCGTCGAAGGAGTTAGGCGGGGATTCGTGAAGGCTACCGCACGCTCCTTCCTCGAAGTCAGAGAGAACGGCTTCAGCCGTACACAAAGGAACGCCGACGTCAGACAAGAGGCGATAAGAATCGAGAGGAGCACTACAATCGTGACGGTAAAACCAGGCGTTGTCATACAGATTAAACCTTCCTCCCGAGCTGGGAATATCATCGTTGAATCGTTGGTACTATTTTGGCTTCCGATTGGGAAGGTTAAATCTCCGGGTGCTACCACACGAATAATACGCTTCATTCCGACATCTTCCTTTTGTTCCGGGGCTTCACCGGCTTCACGAGTTCTACGGATTCGTCGGTCATCCCGTTTGCGGTTCGCATACACGTGAGCATCCAAAGTAGACGGCGGTGGAGGAGGTGGCGGAGGACCGTACTGTTGATGTTCGGGACCACCAGAAAGATGATGTACATCCAACACTCCCGGGTCGGTACACTGCTCCGGACATTGATAGCGACAGATTTGAATCGTACACTGGAAGTGAACCTCCATCGAGTCGGGGAATTTGAACGCCTGGAAGTGAGCGTAAGACAGTACCGAAGCACTGGCACCGAAGTTCTTGATCTTCGTAAACCGGGACATTAGCTTCGGTCGGGTAACGCAACCCCGCTGATCCACCAGCTGAATCGGAGCTCGCTTACCATCGTGAGCCATACAGTTACGAACCAACATGTCGAACTTACTATCATCATCCTTAATCGCAAGCACCATCGTCATCGTTTGTCCGATCTTCACCAAACCGGAAACTTCGGAAGCCCAGGGTCCCTTGCCGACCTGAATCTGCATCCAACAGCCAACATTATCACCAGCAAAGTCAGCCCGAATCACGTCCAACATATCCACCGGGAACGGACGGAACGT
It includes:
- the LOC129720585 gene encoding uncharacterized protein LOC129720585 isoform X2 is translated as MRLTRLFYTTLLIGILQLTGGDDTVEVVKSISPGEEVEKRENDPDQVALESVDQDHQGASSASVHSFPQHIPLSIGHGPGPQSHGPPPVGPHGPHLGHGPSRGAPHGLGQPFGPPPPPLPAAHAYHGPPPPPPPPKLQPSTDLGQDKLYGAPPPLAGNDLWSSPLQDMPKIVSLDVKCEKQGMKVFVQFDKPFFGIIFSKGHYSNINCVHLPAGLGKTSATFDIGIHQCGTAGNTDNALYNGYSGTESGAGSYFENIIVLQYDPQVQEVWDQARKLRCTWHDQYEKSVTFRPFPVDMLDVIRADFAGDNVGCWMQIQVGKGPWASEVSGLVKIGQTMTMVLAIKDDDSKFDMLVRNCMAHDGKRAPIQLVDQRGCVTRPKLMSRFTKIKNFGASASVLSYAHFQAFKFPDSMEVHFQCTIQICRYQCPEQCTDPGVLDVHHLSGGPEHQQYGPPPPPPPPSTLDAHVYANRKRDDRRIRRTREAGEAPEQKEDVGMKRIIRVVAPGDLTFPIGSQNSTNDSTMIFPAREEGLICMTTPGFTVTIVVLLSILIASCLTSAFLCVRLKPFSLTSRKERAVAFTNPRLTPSTASIVSSGPSSLVSGTLKSTKSLKSRNFYS
- the LOC129720585 gene encoding uncharacterized protein LOC129720585 isoform X1, producing MRLTRLFYTTLLIGILQINHHPSYLVHCESSSLVKCGKALELTGGDDTVEVVKSISPGEEVEKRENDPDQVALESVDQDHQGASSASVHSFPQHIPLSIGHGPGPQSHGPPPVGPHGPHLGHGPSRGAPHGLGQPFGPPPPPLPAAHAYHGPPPPPPPPKLQPSTDLGQDKLYGAPPPLAGNDLWSSPLQDMPKIVSLDVKCEKQGMKVFVQFDKPFFGIIFSKGHYSNINCVHLPAGLGKTSATFDIGIHQCGTAGNTDNALYNGYSGTESGAGSYFENIIVLQYDPQVQEVWDQARKLRCTWHDQYEKSVTFRPFPVDMLDVIRADFAGDNVGCWMQIQVGKGPWASEVSGLVKIGQTMTMVLAIKDDDSKFDMLVRNCMAHDGKRAPIQLVDQRGCVTRPKLMSRFTKIKNFGASASVLSYAHFQAFKFPDSMEVHFQCTIQICRYQCPEQCTDPGVLDVHHLSGGPEHQQYGPPPPPPPPSTLDAHVYANRKRDDRRIRRTREAGEAPEQKEDVGMKRIIRVVAPGDLTFPIGSQNSTNDSTMIFPAREEGLICMTTPGFTVTIVVLLSILIASCLTSAFLCVRLKPFSLTSRKERAVAFTNPRLTPSTASIVSSGPSSLVSGTLKSTKSLKSRNFYS